From the Lolium rigidum isolate FL_2022 chromosome 2, APGP_CSIRO_Lrig_0.1, whole genome shotgun sequence genome, one window contains:
- the LOC124689148 gene encoding formin-like protein 10 produces the protein MRRPLGFLVLFLAAAAAVTVLVGPSREGGVHFLWGWRWPYSSSSSTPPAKMVLDGDLVDKVCSLCLQDIVGAEEILGIGQSSSASDGLSSRATENEVKTVLLLELLALLPPHKSSFAHDCIRANYPGLGIGQQFSVGLRNYAENQQSLLGSNFYPRRNLAGRRIRFAPSMSPDFATAASFGGEAQLSLAVSEPPVTPPNKHLHDKAGQKHRGVPPPASTSEKRHKYIKLVLTVVLPTAAFSFIAAFLIFYCCGCNKSKVSVGEPRDDHPLLHMQLANTPGSSPNVRVPTIPPHKDDQGARPSKAGVSLSQCFSCCFKTSTDATIPAQGTGGTQNNNATSGAPEPMPPPPPPPPPPPPPPPIKKSGPPPPGPPKGSLARFPQLSPVESSHSEGSSTSDKASESSEAEVNAPRTKLRPFYWDKVRANPNQSMAWHDIKFGSFHVNEDMIEALFGYGAGNRSNAKDKELAMPDPSPQHVSLLDFKKSCNLAVVFKAMNVRVEDIQNALIEGNELPRLLLETILRMKPTDEEEQKLRLYDGDYSQLGLAEQVMKALTEIPFAYKRISALLFMTSLQEDASSLRDSFLQLEAACGELKHRLFLKLLEAVLKTGNRLNDGTFHGGANAFKLDTLLKLSDVKGADGKTTLLHFVVQEIIRSEGIREARLAMESGRTPPSGDDSNGSIQEDDEYYSNLGLKIVSGLSSELVNAKNIAALDADALSTSVLNLRNELLKAKEFLNSDMATIEEKSGFHHSLVSFVEHAENETNFLFKEEKRLRSLVKKTIRYFHGNDVKDDGFGLFVIVRDFLVMLDKACKEVGASQKKAASKSLSSNSCNPASQVNPQEKQFPPVLDHRSDSSDSND, from the exons ATGAGGAGGCCGCTGGGGTTCCTGGTGCTgttcttggcggcggcggcggcggtgacggtGCTGGTCGGGCCGTCGAGAGAGGGAGGGGTGCATTTCTTGTGGGGCTGGAGATGGCCttattcttcctcctcctccactcctccGGCTAAAATGGTTTTGGATGGGGATCTT GTGGACAAAGTATGCTCACTTTGCCTACAAGACATTGTTGGCGCAGAGGAGATATTAGGCATTGGACAATCATCATCTGCTTCGGATGGATTGTCGAGTCGCGCGACGGAGAATGAAGTGAAGACAGTGTTGCTTCTGGAACTTCTAGCACTTCTTCCACCTCACAAGTCTTCGTTCGCTCATGACTGTATCCGCGCGAATTATCCTGGCTTGGGCATTGGGCAGCAGTTTAGCGTTGGATTAAGAAACTATGCTGAGAACCAGCAGTCGTTGCTTGGTTCAAACTTCTATCCAAGGCGGAATTTGGCTGGTCGGCGGATTAGATTTGCTCCTTCCATGTCCCCGGATTTTGCGACAGCCGCGTCATTTGGAGGCGAAGCTCAGCTTTCTCTTGCCGTGTCAGAACCACCAGTTACACCTCCCAACAAGCATCTCCATGATAAAGCTGGACAGAAGCATCGGGGAGTGCCTCCTCCAGCTTCAACTTCGGAGAAGCGacacaaatatataaaattagtCTTGACTGTTGTGCTGCCGACGGCGGCATTTTCGTTCATTGCTGCATTTCTGATTTTCTACTGCTGTGGATGCAACAAGAGCAAGGTTTCTGTCGGTGAGCCGCGAGATGATCaccctcttcttcacatgcagttAGCTAATACGCCTG GTTCGTCACCCAACGTTCGTGTTCCCACCATCCCACCTCACAAGGATGATCAAGGGGCCAGACCTTCTAAAGCTGGAGTCAGCCTGAGTCAGTGCTTTTCATGCTGTTTCAAAACCTCCACTGATGCAACAATACCTGCACAAGGTACTGGAGGAACACAGAATAATAATGCCACAAGTGGTGCTCCTGAACCAatgcctccacccccgcccccgcctccacctccaccgccacctcctcctATCAAGAAGTCTGGTCCTCCCCCACCTGGACCTCCCAAAGGTTCATTAGCAAGATTTCCTCAGCTGTCACCTGTTGagtcaagtcattctgaaggatcATCTACAAGCGACAAGGCCAGTGAATCATCTGAAGCTGAAGTGAATGCTCCAAGAACCAAACTTCGGCCTTTCTATTGGGACAAAGTTCGTGCTAATCCTAACCAGTCAATGGCCTGGCATGACATCAAATTTGGTTCTTTTCA TGTGAATGAGGATATGATAGAAGCATTGTTTGGTTATGGTGCTGGCAACAGAAGCAACGCCAAGGACAAGGAACTTGCCATGCCAGACCCTTCACCTCAACATGTTTCTCTTCTTGATTTTAAGAAATCATGCAACCTGGCAGTCGTTTTTAAGGCAATGAATGTCAGGGTAGAGGACATTCAAAATGCTCTCATTGAAG GAAATGAACTGCCTAGACTACTTCTTGAGACAATCTTGAGAATGAAACCAACTGATGAGGAGGAGCAGAAACTCAGGCTTTATGACGGGGACTACTCGCAACTAGGTCTTGCAGAACAAGTGATGAAGGCCTTGACTGAGATTCCTTTTGCTTACAAGAGGATCAGTGCTTTACTTTTTATGACCTCTTTGCAAGAAGATGCTTCAAGTCTCAGGGATTCATTCCTGCAACTGGAG GCTGCTTGTGGGGAACTGAAACACCGCCTCTTTCTGAAGCTACTAGAAGCTGTTCTCAAAACTGGAAACCGTTTGAATGATGGGACCTTCCATGGTGGTGCTAATGCATTCAAGCTTGACACCCTTCTGAAGTTATCAGATGTCAAGGGTGCAGATGGAAAGACTACATTGCTTCACTTTGTTGTCCAAGAGATTATTCGATCCGAAGGTATCCGTGAAGCAAGGTTGGCCATGGAAAGTGGAAGAACTCCACCTTCAGGAGACGATTCTAATGGATCTATCCAGGAAGATGACGAGTATTACTCCAACCTCGGCCTTAAGATTGTATCAGGGCTTAGCAGTGAGTTGGTTAACGCCAAGAACATAGCTGCACTGGATGCTGATGCTTTGTCTACCAGTGTGTTGAACCTCAGGAATGAGTTGCTGAAAGCAAAAGAGTTCCTGAACTCAGACATGGCAACAATAGAAGAGAAGAGTGGGTTCCACCACTCATTGGTAAGTTTCGTGGAACACGCAGAAAATGAAACCAACTTTCTGTTCAAAGAAGAGAAGAGACTGAGATCATTAGTGAAGAAAACAATTCGGTATTTCCATGGAAACGATGTGAAAGACGATGGATTTGGCCTCTTTGTCATTGTAAGAGATTTCTTGGTGATGCTAGATAAGGCTTGCAAGGAAGTTGGGGCATCACAGAAGAAGGCGGCAAGTAAATCTCTGAGCAGTAACAGTTGCAACCCAGCATCCCAGGTAAATCCCCAGGAGAAACAGTTTCCTCCAGTTTTGGATCATCGGTCAGATAGTTCGGACTCGAATGATTAA
- the LOC124691220 gene encoding CBL-interacting protein kinase 26-like: MGDRTILMDRYEIGRHLGQGNFAKVYYARNLASGQAVAIKMIDKDKVSRVGLMVQIKREISIMRLVRHPNVLKLFEVMASKSKIYFVLEYAKGGELFNKITKGKLSEDAARRYFHQLISAVDYCHSRGVYHRDLKPENLLLDDNENLKVSDFGLSALAESRRQDGLLHTTCGTPAYVAPEVLSRRGYDGAKADIWSCGVILFVLVAGFLPFHDTNLIEMYRKISKAEYKCPRPFSIELKDLLYKILDPDPSTRASISRIKRSAWYRKPIEGNALKIKQEPRDMVYKGEATASHSPECSISELNLASSSLTNLNAFDIISLSTGFDLSNLFEEKYGRRLERFTTRQPAEAIFAKLNKVAKQLKLKIKKKENGVLKLAAPKEGMKGFLEFDAEVFELAASLHLVELKKTNGDTIEYKQLMKDEMRPALKDVVWAWQGDPHPLPEKIIQGSQQSQLPLPSQQPQE; encoded by the coding sequence ATGGGGGATAGGACAATTTTGATGGACCGGTATGAAATCGGGAGGCACTTAGGGCAGGGGAACTTTGCCAAGGTATATTATGCTCGGAATCTTGCGAGTGGGCAAGCTGTTGCGATAAAGATGATTGATAAGGACAAGGTTTCGAGGGTTGGGCTAATGGTGCAAATAAAGAGGGAGATTTCGATAATGAGATTGGTAAGGCATCCCAACGTCCTGAAGCTCTTTGAGGTCATGGCTAGCAAGAGCAAGATTTACTTTGTTTTGGAGTATGCTAAAGGTGGCGAGCTTTTCAATAAGATAACCAAGGGGAAGCTAAGTGAGGATGCTGCTAGGAGGTACTTCCATCAGTTGATCAGCGCCGTGGACTACTGCCATAGCCGAGGTGTTTATCATCGTGACTTAAAGCCAGAAAACCTACTCCTGGATGATAATGAAAACCTGAAAGTCTCTGATTTTGGTCTAAGTGCCCTAGCTGAGTCCAGGAGACAAGATGGCCTCCTCCATACCACCTGTGGAACTCCAGCTTATGTTGCTCCTGAAGTGCTTAGCAGGAGAGGCTATGACGGTGCCAAGGCTGACATATGGTCCTGTGGAGTAATCCTATTTGTTTTGGTGGCTGGTTTTCTTCCTTTCCATGACACAAATCTTATAGAGATGTATAGGAAGATTTCCAAAGCTGAATATAAATGCCCTCGCCCTTTTTCCATCGAGCTCAAGGATCTACTATATAAGATTCTTGATCCAGATCCAAGTACTAGGGCTTCTATTTCAAGGATAAAGAGAAGCGCCTGGTACAGAAAACCCATTGAGGGAAATGCACTGAAGATCAAACAAGAACCAAGAGACATGGTTTACAAAGGTGAAGCCACAGCCTCCCACTCGCCAGAATGCAGTATTTCAGAGCTCAATCTAGCATCGTCAAGCCTCACAAACTTGAATGCATTTGACATCATCTCTCTCTCAACGGGATTTGACCTATCCAATTTGTTTGAAGAGAAGTATGGCCGAAGATTGGAAAGATTTACCACCAGGCAGCCAGCAGAGGCCATATTTGCCAAGCTGAATAAAGTGGCCAAGCAATTGAAGCTCAAAATTAAGAAGAAAGAAAACGGTGTGTTGAAATTGGCAGCACCAAAGGAAGGAATGAAGGGATTTCTTGAGTTTGATGCCGAAGTTTTTGAGCTTGCGGCTTCTTTGCATTTGGTTGAACTAAAAAAGACCAATGGAGACACTATAGAGTATAAACAACTGATGAAAGATGAAATGAGGCCTGCACTTAAGGATGTGGTTTGGGCGTGGCAAGGTGATCCGCACCCACTCCCTGAGAAAATCATCCAAGGATCACAGCAGTCTCAGTTGCCTTTGCCATCACAGCAGCCACAGGAGTAA
- the LOC124685889 gene encoding uncharacterized protein LOC124685889, with protein MASQQSPPPPPPPPAATTVMDLGNDLLREIFLRLPSLPSLVRAALSCRTFLHAVRSSPAFRRSFSAARPPPLLGLFFDPDGPAIPTFAPLRRRYDSDHTAAVRGADFFLTCLPDEDDASPGWVVRDCRDGYVLLHNFSSEQFAVYNPLNRALDLIPHPPNQLFDDSHGDATYLECYILSSKEGDGTFRVVAACHDESRARAAVFSPGSREWQIFPWSEPVTPHPEDKYWLKTATMVNGFIYWIHTNAAYMLVLNTATLQFFQMDLPPCLEGQDYLFQVGEAKDGKLCLVCPIDFDLRVWFWRSDDDGIERWMLDQSFQLESFFESIKCTMEHVELYIVDTINGFVYFSTGETFNSADSPSWFLSLCMETVQVDKLFQKPLDSHVVPYIMAWPPSLEDNKAHP; from the coding sequence ATGGCCTCCCAgcaatcgccgccgccgccgccgccgccgcctgccgccacCACCGTAATGGATCTCGGAAACGATCTCCTCCGCGAGATCTTTCTCCGCCTCCCCTCCCTGCCGAGCCTCGTACGTGCTGCCCTCAGCTGCCGTACCTTCCTCCACGCCGTCCGCTCGTCCCCAGCCTTCCGCCGCTCCTTCAGCGCCGCCCGCCCACCCCCtctcctcggcctcttcttcgACCCCGACGGCCCCGCCATCCCAACCTTcgcccccctccgccgccgctacgACTCCGACCACACAGCTGCGGTCCGCGGCGCCGATTTCTTCCTCACCTGCCTCCCCGACGAAGATGACGCTTCTCCTGGGTGGGTCGTAAGAGACTGCCGCGACGGCTACGTGCTCCTCCACAACTTCAGCTCGGAGCAATTCGCCGTCTACAACCCTCTCAACCGGGCCCTGGATCTCATCCCCCATCCGCCCAACCAGCTCTTCGACGACAGCCACGGCGACGCCACCTACCTTGAATGCTACATCCTCTCCTCCAAAGAGGGCGACGGGACGTTCCGCGTCGTCGCTGCTTGCCACGACGAGTCgcgggcgcgcgccgccgtgttCTCGCCAGGAAGCAGGGAGTGGCAGATCTTCCCGTGGTCGGAGCCTGTGACGCCACATCCCGAGGACAAGTACTGGCTTAAAACTGCCACGATGGTGAATGGGTTCATCTACTGGATACACACAAATGCTGCCTACATGCTCGTTCTCAACACTGCAACACTACAATTCTTTCAGATGGATCTGCCGCCATGCTTGGAAGGGCAAGATTACCTATTCCAGGTTGGGGAGGCAAAGGATGGGAAGCTTTGTCTCGTTTGCCCAATTGACTTTGATCTCCGTGTCTGGTTCTGGAGATCTGATGATGATGGCATCGAGAGATGGATGCTAGACCAGAGTTTTCAGTTAGAGTCGTTTTTTGAGTCCATCAAGTGTACAATGGAACATGTTGAACTATATATTGTGGATACCATCAATGGATTCGTGTACTTCTCTACCGGTGAAACGTTCAACTCTGCTGACTCTCCGTCGTGGTTCCTATCTTTATGCATGGAGACGGTGCAGGTGGACAAGCTCTTTCAGAAGCCGCTTGACAGCCATGTCGTCCCCTACATCATGGCATGGCCTCCATCTTTGGAAGACAACAAGGCACATCCTTGA